From Thalassotalea euphylliae, the proteins below share one genomic window:
- a CDS encoding alpha/beta hydrolase family protein has translation MFHTFLNSRWQVILMIALNLTLPFSANAAITQSKDCFRGPFASYQQWIDMLSAKKNFDLTKFQLDFPQERYDRNKATLDCKSFLYQVDDLNIEGYYLAPKNSSKPLPVVVFNRGGNGPYGYVTFGKKMKLIADIAAQGYLVIGSQYRGSSSGRIKNNGWDEFGGADVQDVIELIDIASTLPNANAEKIALVGWSRGVMQSYLVAKAIAANRSNTHDLPNISAIVAISGVTDENKALAWRPQMEKMYHKRVPNFEENRAQVLTSRSASKWVEKLPKETAYLLLHGENDKRVNVEQSIDFQQQLDKHGLTNKLVVYPQGNHALAKHRKEMTGEVSSWLATYLK, from the coding sequence ATGTTTCACACATTTCTCAATAGTCGATGGCAAGTTATCCTAATGATTGCCCTTAATTTAACGCTCCCTTTTAGCGCAAATGCTGCGATAACCCAAAGTAAAGACTGCTTTCGCGGCCCATTCGCCAGTTATCAACAATGGATTGATATGCTGTCTGCAAAGAAGAATTTTGACTTAACCAAGTTTCAGCTGGATTTCCCGCAAGAGAGATACGATAGAAACAAAGCAACGCTGGATTGTAAAAGCTTTCTATATCAAGTGGATGACTTAAATATAGAAGGCTACTACCTCGCCCCTAAGAATTCCAGTAAGCCACTCCCTGTCGTTGTTTTTAACCGCGGTGGTAACGGTCCATACGGCTATGTGACGTTCGGTAAAAAGATGAAGCTAATTGCCGACATCGCCGCCCAAGGCTATTTAGTGATTGGTAGCCAATACCGTGGCAGCAGTAGCGGGCGAATTAAAAACAATGGCTGGGATGAATTTGGTGGTGCCGATGTGCAAGATGTTATTGAACTCATCGACATCGCTAGCACTTTACCTAACGCGAATGCCGAGAAAATTGCCTTAGTTGGCTGGAGCCGAGGGGTAATGCAAAGCTATCTTGTCGCCAAAGCCATAGCGGCAAACCGCTCAAACACTCACGATTTACCTAACATTAGCGCCATTGTTGCTATTTCAGGGGTAACAGATGAAAACAAAGCACTTGCTTGGCGGCCTCAGATGGAAAAAATGTACCATAAGCGCGTGCCTAACTTTGAGGAAAATAGAGCGCAAGTGCTCACTTCCCGTTCAGCAAGTAAATGGGTAGAGAAATTGCCAAAGGAGACGGCTTACTTGCTGCTGCACGGTGAAAACGATAAACGAGTCAATGTTGAGCAGTCGATAGACTTTCAGCAACAATTGGATAAGCATGGTCTAACGAATAAACTAGTCGTTTACCCTCAAGGTAATCATGCCCTGGCAAAGCATCGAAAAGAAATGACTGGTGAGGTGAGTAGCTGGTTAGCGACTTATTTAAAATAA